From the genome of Bos javanicus breed banteng chromosome 23, ARS-OSU_banteng_1.0, whole genome shotgun sequence:
TCAAAGTACCAATATTCATTTTCACCTATCATTTTAACTTACAAAAATGACAATTTCATTGACTCCACTTGCTATATCCTAGAACCAAACAAAAGTGACTTGAGCCCTGGGAAAAAGTGAGTCTATACACTCTAGAGATGATGTCGCGTTCACTGGCAGTGAccttctttcttgtctttcagGTAATTACGAGTGGAGGTGAGTGTGCCTGACAGAGTGGATCAGAGTGGACTTCCTTTTTCTGTCTCCAAACTAGCTTTGTCATTTTCAAAACTGCTGTAAACATTCCTCTCAATGGAACAGCCTCTGCCCAATGGAGTTCTCACTGTTGAAAGAAACTACACAAGGGTTTAGAGTTCTTCAAATGTGGCACGTGACGGACACTTGACATCATGGTAACTGTGGCTTCACAGACCAGTGGGACCTCtgccatctatttttttcttgctccCCAAATTGCCCTGATAATCGGACCAGAGGGCAGACAATGACTATTCATCGTCTATCTCTGGCCAGGCCTGGAGGACTGAGCTAAATGCAACATTCTAAGGGTTGTGCTACTTTGAAACTTTGCTTTTGGGTCATGTATCTTGGCAGGGATATAAGTTTAAGTCACTGTGTTAACCTTTATGTGGAGAACCTTTTGGCTTCAAAAGCTTCCCTTTTATGGGTACTTATAGAAAGTGACttcaaaaatggaagaaaatagaatgTGATGGCATAGCTTGGTTTCAGCTGGATTATCACCAGCCACCAAAAAACGCGTTgtaaacatttctaaaaatatttacttagagTTTTTTCATCTGGggagtaaaaagaaaacaaagtgaattATGTAATAGTACTTTCAGAACAGCACAGCGGTATTAAAAAGTCAAACCAATAACACGGTATTGAGAAACGGCAGATGGTCAGTTTTCTAGCGCTGACGTCAGTCCAGAAAAGCTTAAAGTACCGAACATGCCACATTTAAAATTTAACCACTTCACAAATATCCACACACATTGAGGAAATAACCCTTTATCGCGTAGCTGTAAATTGCACCCCTGTTGCAATACTGCatcaatattattatatttttaaaaatctgtataaaaTATTATCTGGAACCCCAAAGGAAAAtcaattaatctttaaaaagttcCTTACAAAGTTGACTGTATAAAATGCTAAAACATAATCCATATATACAAAATGCTGCTGTTTAAGAAAATAATGGGACCcagttttagaataaaataactttgtacaaaaaaaaagtactgcattcaaatcaatattaaaaaaaaaaaactttaaaaaagaatattgaaatgtcTCAGTTCAGAAGAATAACTATAAAGTGTTTGCTTTTCCACCAACCGAAAGTCTGTTGCAGGTGGAATACCAGCTGGCCAAGGGACAGGGTCCTACTGTGCCCTACAAAAGGTTTCGTGACAGTCATCGCCGAGACGCGTACTTAGCGATCCAGTCCGTCCTGCCGTGTACAGGCTGGGCGGCTGGAGGCCGGGGCAGCAACCCAGGAGTGCTTCTAGGCTGGGTGTGGAAAAACGGTCGTCCAGGATGAGGTCTCACAGCCTTCAAGGAAGAATAGCCTGTAGGGAAAGAGAAGGGTGGGTCTGATTGATTTGGGCCCAGACAAAGTACAGCAAAGAGCATCTTGGTGACATAAATATCAGAAAAGCAGAGCTCAAGAGAAGCCACGCCCTTGGAGTTGGCCCTCCCAATTAAGGACACCCTCATCCTGTATCAGGCAGGCCAGAGACACTCGTGTCATTccggtgtgtgctcagtcatgtccagctctttgcggctCAATGGAcggtagctccccaggctcctctgcccatggaatttgtggtggtttagtcgctgagttgtgtccaactcttgcaaacccttggactgtagaccctcaggctcctctgcccatggaattttccaggcaagaatactgtaagtgggttgctatttccttgcATCTGCCAGGCCCATTCTGCCTGCAGGCCCACGCACTAAGAGCCCAAAATACAGAGTTTGCTTGTTCATCTCCTGTTGATCTTTACCCAATGGCTCCTCTGCAGTGAGGTCTCCTTCGGCCGCCCTGTGTAAAATGCCCGTCTGTACCCTACACTCCTGCCCCCATGCTTCCTGCTCCCTGCTTTATTTTCCCCTTAGCACTTTGGAGCATCTTATTTGGTTTACTTGCTGTCTGTGCAGTACAGGTTCCAGGAGGACAAGGAATTTTGTTGTCTCCTTCATTTGTGGATCCTAGGCCTACCACGTTTGACACAAAGCACTTGTTTAATAAGTATTTTTGAATAAattcacaaataataataatcccaAATAGAACTTACCCGGGGAAGGGTCGGGAATAGGTGCCAAGTGGACCCTCTGCAGagcagaactgatttcttttttcagaaagGAAGGGATATAGTTTCCAGCCAGTCCACTAGAACTTGTAGAGCTGGAACCAACtgatttgcaaaagaaaaagctCATTACTGCAAAGATATGCACAGGACACCGACAAGGGTAAAGGACAGGGGCGCAGGGCAACAGAGAACTGGGTTTTGATTTTCAGGGGGAAAGCATTAGGAAAGAGGGAATTCGGAGCAGAACATTCCACCACACCACACTGTTAGAAAGACGGGGGGATGGGGGGCGAGGTGTACAGACAGTGTTGAGACTGTAGCCTGCACCCacaaggaggctggtgggtttgtttgttaaaaaaaggagacatttagaattttctttctttttgtaataaTCAGTTTAACCTGTTCtggaattttctcttttccactcAATAATATAGAAGAGTTAGCCTTCCATGTTAGTATGGACGAATTTCAGAGTATGGTTAAACCATAACTCATTTAACCATTCTCTTATTGAtcagcatataggtttctcttATTGATTAGCATACAGGTTATGTTAATTGTTTAGCCATCATAAGTAATTCTACACCAGAGATATTCTTGTCCAGAACCAGAAAATCAGTCATTATTAAAATTCACTAAATACATTCACTTTTTATGTCATTTCTGCCTTGAGAGTGTTTTAAGGGCAGGAACTGGGTCCTACTCATCTTAGTGTTCCAGGAGGTCACTGGAAAGCCTTACTCATAGCAAGTAATCAATACCTGCTGTATGGGTATCTATAATGAGCCTTATTACGAAGGCTCAAAGGTGCATGTGGAATAATGAAGGATGTTATACAAATAACACAGATCCACTAGGAAGTTAGACCCGTTAGGAAGAGCACATGAGAGGAAGAGTTGTTCTgtgtcttcccaacacagagcaTTCTTGGCAACTACTTAAGGCAGAGTGGAAAAAACAGTCTGGAGCTCATGTATCAGGAGCTGTGTTGGTCAGCTGAAGCACCTTTTGCAACTTTGGTgactaaataagaaaaatggaaagaggatCAGAACAAGGAaatcacagacagagaaaaggtAGAGTcagtaaacacaagagaaaatgcTCAACCCTCATTAGCAATGGGGCATGCGGGTGGAAGCCACAGTAAGATGCCATTGCACACCCTCAGATGAGCACACATCTGCAATCTTGACGGTATCAAGAGGCATCAAGGACACGGCACAACTCCTGCACCCTGCCAGACAGCAGTTGGGCAAAATCTGTGAAGTCAAAGATGAGCACAGCCTTTAACCTAACGTGATCATATCACACGTGCACACCTATAGGGGGCATCAGTATTCACTCCAGCACTCTTTCTAACTGTAAAAATGATCAACAGCCTTCATGTTCAAGAAGAGACcggatgaataaattaaaaaatgatcaacAGCCTTCATGTTCAAGAAGAGACCAGATGAATAAATTAAATgctctaagtgtccatcaacagatgaatggataaagatatggtacatatacaccacaGAATATTACTTGgcgtaaaaaagaacaaaatcttgccatttgtggcaacatggatgaacttggagggcattatgctaagtcagagaaagacaaatactttatgatatcacttacacatggagtataaaaaaataaagcaaactagtgaatataacaaaaaagcagaATGACAGATATAGAGAACTAATCATTGCCaatggagagaggaaagaggaaagggacAAGAGAGTGGCAGGGGATTAAGGAGTATAaattattaagtataaaataagtcacaaggatatattgtacatgACAGAAGATATAGGCAATATTTTATGACTATAAAAGgaacataacctttaaaaattgtgaatcactatatcacacacctgtaacttacataatattgatCAGCAACTATAcctgaactttaaaaaaagttatattctagtataaataataaatggtatcatatacatatacattgcaTATGTCATTCTACACAAATGTGAAACATATTCTATGTGTGTATAATTGCTGTATatattattaatgcatatatgcatTATTAACATGAGTGGAGATCCAGGattatatgcatataaattttaaaacatgcaaaacCATGCTAGGTATTTCttgtattctaaaaaaaaaaaaaagttgtggaaATAATAAACACCCAATTTGGACAcagttgggggtggaggggaaggcCACAAAGGAAGGAAAGGCAATCGTGTGTGTTTGCAGAGTCTGACTTTGTATGCTGGGTGATGAGTACGTGGGTGTGGATatgttctttctttccctttcaaacTCCTTAAAATACATGAACACAGAATGGacaaaggcagagagaagagaagcccaGGGGTTTACCTGGCATGTGGAAGGAGAAGCCACGCATGGTAGGGGCTGCCTGTGTGGGGTGCATCTgaaattcattcatctattgaaaAAGCATGGGCAGCGCCTTCCAAACTGTCTACCTTCCAACGATGCCCTGGGCTGAGGCTGAGCCATGAGATGGAAGGGACAAGCCAGAACAAGGCAGACCCTGTGATACCCAGAGGTCGCAGACCACAGAGCAGGGCCTCAGAAACCAGACTCTGTGTGTGCGTTCaagtaagtcgcttcagtcacctttgactctttgtgaccctatcgactgtagcctgccaggctcctctgtccatggggattctccaagcaaggatactggagtgggttgccatgccctcctccaggggatcttcctgacccagggatcagacccaagtctcttatgtctcctgcatgggtaagtgggttctttacaactagcgctacctgggaagcccaccagactctgtaaGACTGTTTTTCCCTCAAGCCAAGGAATTCTGATGTCCTCCCCTGCTACTCCCGATGGCAGAGCCCGAGGGAGCTGGTCAAGCCCCCAGGGCCTGCTACCATGTGAGAGAAAGGGGCACAGGCCTGGAAAAAAGGTCAGGGTTTCCACACTGAGAGGCCCTCATGGTTCCACAGCTTGTCATCCCCTGTCTCTCTGCACTCACCCAGCCACACCCGGAGAAACTGCTTCTTATCATTTAAGGAGTAAACGTCATTACTCACCTGAAGTTATTTTGCTGATCACTGATACAGTCCCtgaagattttccagacaaaccAGAACTGGACCACGGATTAGGTGGAATAAAATCCTTGCCTGGATTCGGGAGTACAccatttcttatatttattcctaatagggcaaaaatgttttttcaaatgCAAAATTTATATTCAGTCTTGTACCACATGTCAGAGATGAGATGAATGCAGAGTCTGATTTGTCAAAGACCTCCTATGGTTCAACAATCAAAAACTTGACTGTGATGACGCCACTGGATAGGTGGCAGAGGAaagatgctgtctctggggtgaCAGGGTTGTCTCACTGGTGGGTGGCCTGACAGAAGTGTCTTCACCATCTACCAACAGATCTGTCCACATCTGATGTCTTGACCTCCTGGTGCCTTCCTGGGCTTCAGTGCCCCTTGGCCTTCCTACTCACCCACCTTTGCAGACCACTGCCTTTCCATCAGCTGCCCAAGTTCTTCTCTGTCCCTCTAGAACGCCACACCTAGCTCTGCAGCCCTGTGCTCGCCTCCTTCTGAATTCTGAGATTCCATCCCCTCACCTCACATGGACCATCATCATCGTGCTGATTCTGATCTCTACCAACAACCGTCACTGACTCCCCCACTTCTCAGGCTGCCTTGATCTCAGCTGCAAGACAAACCACTGCCCCCCTACCCCCGGACCACCCACTTCCCATGGCCATCAGGCATCACAGCCATCTTTCAGAACAGAAAGACTGAATCCATTCTTTATCCTTCTTCTTCCTCTAGAGTCAAGAAGAAATAGGTCTCCCTTCAGGCCAATCTCCTAAGGCCACAGTGCCATCCCTGACGAGGTCTGGCAGTATTTAGGAGGCCTGTTTCCAATCATGGCAGAAGGCAGGGGGGAAGCAGTGAGTCAGCTGGGCCTCCATCCCCTGCCCTGGGACTCCACCCCCTCAACCTGAGCACCACTGCCCCAAACTGGATGACAGTGACAACCTGTGGGTCCCTCGCCCACACAGCACACAGGTGTTGCTAACACCATGTCACTCCTCCAGTTACAACCCTTCAAGAGCTTCCTGTTGCTCatgaaataaaatccaaatttcttACAAGACCCCAAAGATGCCTCCTATGTCCTAATACATCCTCCACCTCTGACAGTGATCGGGCTATGCGGGCTCTCACAAGCCAagccctttcctgcctcctggccTTTGCACTGGCCGTTCCCTCTGCTGGGCATGCTGTTCTCACATCCCTTTGCACATGGAGCTCCCTCCTAATCTCTGGGGCCCAGCTCCTGCCACCATTACATCACCCTTAACAACCGCTGTCATCATCTGCAACTACTGTGTGCCCACTTATTTAGGGTCTGTCTCCCACCACTAGAAAATATGAGGATGAGGATACTGTCTACAGGTTGCTGGCTAAAGTCACTGCATAGACTGTGACATGAACAGAGACCCTGGAAGATGGGCAACCCAGCGGCCCCAGTTGGCTGTTTTGTCCACCATATTCTCAGCGCCCTGCACAAAACGATGTCAATACAGATTGACCGATGGAATGAATCTGTGAATGAACAGTGGGCTGATGCTATATGCTTAGAATACAGAGAACCTGGAGAGACGCCTGGGCACTCTCCAACTAGAGTGTCTTCACTTAACCCCTGTGGTACATAAAGCCAGATGGGGGGGCTAAGCTCCCATCTGGCTTCCTGAGAGCATACAGGGCTGGAGAGACCCCCGGTGAGCTGCCTGGCTCTTCCTGGTTCCTCACTCCCTTGGACTGGACCCCATTTCCTCTACCAAATTTCTCATCTTAGGCAAGAAAAGAATGTgaagcctgggacttccctggcgggctagtggttaggactccgagtttccactgcagaggacacggattccatccctggtcagggaactaagatcccgcatgcagcgaggtgcagccaaaaagaaaaagaaaatataaagcctGTGTGTACTAAGTGGCTTcggtcgtgtccgtctctttgtggccctatggactatagcctgccaggcccctctgtccatgagatcctccaggcCTGAATAGTGAAGCTGGGTtgactgtgccctcctccaggggatcttccccactccagggatcgaacccgcgtctcttacatctcctgcactggcaagcgggttctttactactagcagcacctggaaagcccagcaaATATTTCTACGGTGGTGCCACCACTGTCCAAAACAGAAGCTTTGCAAAACTCGAGATTCCGGGGACACGATTTCTCATCAGGGACCAGAGCACAGGCAGAAAGTGTTATTACCAGGCAGGTACCGAGAGTGCTTCAGATAGTGCTGCTTGGCCGCCGACCGCAGGGTGGGCGTGTCGCGCCGGGGATAGGACGTCTGGGTGGGGGCGCTATTTCCGGTGCCCACGGGCTCCGAGGGCTTCAGGTCCAGAATGCTCTCGAATCTGAACGGGGAAAAGAAGGTTCTGGTCAGCACGAGCTGGCAGCGCATGGGATGTGAAGACAACCTCAGACACCCAGAGGTAGTCCGTGCGCAGATGGGAGCCCACACTTGCCTGCACAGCGTCTCATCgctctgtcttttgtttttcagGTCAATCCTGGTGAAGGATGGACTGAAGTCCGAGTCATCCAAGTCAGCCCAGTCATCGGAATCCTTCGTTGACCTGGAAACGAGACCCCATCTTCTCCTACTCTTTGGCTTGATCTCACCATTTTTGTGCTCCAGGCCAGTGAGAATTTTCTGTGTATTACAagggggtaggggggtggggaggagaagcaaTACTTGGCATTAGTGAAGCTCACCCATGAGTCAGCCCCATTCTGAACTTCCTCGGTTGTGTAGACGACGGTCCTGGGGTGTAGTCTTCCCCAATATGCACTGcttattggaaaaggcaatggtgGGAAACAGTCTCCAACCTCTCTCACTTATTCTGCACAGGTTACATCAGTTTCTACTCAATAGGGACACTAAGCTGTGTAAGTAAGGCTTTAAAAAAGGATATTTAGGGCATTTCTTGCATACGAGGAAGGTAGCTGGATTCTCATCCAGGGCTCATCTCTGAAAGAGTTAGCATGATTGACACTGTCCTAAATAGAATATAAGAGAATGTAATTAAAGTGCCAATCACCTGCTCTTTTATGAAAAACAATGCAATTAATACCTTATTTGCCTTGTCAGCAGACCTGGATCCTATTTAACTACAGAATTAGCTACAATAGGAAATTTATAAACACACACTGCTGCTTTAGGTGGGTTGGGGTCAAGTGGACAGTCTGGAGACACTACCCCCATAATTCACAGGGAGAGCCAGAACCTGAATTTAGACCTTTAACTACAAAGCCAAGGCTCCTTTCACAATTCCATGATATCAAAAAGGCGAATCTATTATAATTAGACCTTTTatgctgaaaagaaaatattacgcAACAAGTACggtcagggccttccctggtagctcagggatgaagaatccacctgccaatgcaggagacatgggttggatctctgatctgggaagatcccacacgccacagagcaactaagccgtgcaccacaactattgagcctgtgctctagagcctgggagccgcaactactgagtccgtgtgcctagagactgtgctctacagagaagccactgcagtgagaagcccaggcactgcaaccagagaaaagcccacacaagcaatgaagacccagtacagtcaaaataaatacataaaattattaaaaaaaaaaaaaagaagaagaagtagGGTCAGCAAAGGAGCAGCCAGACAGGGCTCCTGAGTGAACTGTCCTGCTTACTGCCTGAGGATGCTTTGGGTGGAGTGATGGCAAGAGCAAAGGGCTGGGCTTGTCCTCTGGTAGGTGGTCCGTCCTGGGAGCCTCGGCTTTATAGGGGTACATGAGATGCTGAGGGGGCTGGCCGGCTTGATGCTGTCTGGAAGAAATGCGTGTGTGTGGCttggctgggggctgggcaggagggACCGGCTTTACGTGAGGCGGTGCGGCTGCCTTTTCCAGAACGTCCTTCTGAGATTTTCCTGACTCCTGGAGGCTGTGAGCAGTGCTGCCCAGGGGGTGCCCCACCTGGAAGTAAGGATATCGAAGAGCCTGGAATGACACATGAGGCTGTTTCAGAAGAAGAATCTGGCTGGAAAGGTTGACACCATTCAGGGTCACAGGCTAGGTTTCATATTAACCAGTCTGCTGCAGTAGCTTGCCCAAACCAACTAGAAAACAGCATCCTGAATCTGTCATACCCCTTGGGATTCTCCTTGTCCCAAATAGTGTAAAATGTATGGACTGGTTGCCACACTCAAAATTATTTGGGTAAAGCAGCCAGGTTCACTGCTGTGCCCTTTGCTACTTCTGCCAATATTCTGGCTTTGTAACTTATTTGCTTGGTGTCTTAAATACAGTATTTCACCATTCTAAGTCCATTTCTTCATTccatagaaagaaaacaaataagatgGAGAGAGCCAATATAATGATCTAAGAGGACTctgaaaaatcaaatataaaataagaagataCAGCAGACAACAAGGGTTTGCTGTGTATCACAGGGAACTATCTCCAGTATCTTGTAACAACCTGTCATGGAAAagaattgagaaaaaaatatgcaaaactatcactttgctgtatacctgaaattaacacaatactgtaaatcagctatactttaataaaaataaaaataagcaggtACATCTGCTTTAACATCAAAAATGCCGAAAGTGTCAAACATACTATAGTTAAACCTTGTCCATCAAGATAATTGTGCTTTCTGCATCACCAAGGAATAAATCATAAAGTGCTGGGGTTTGCAATTCTCTCTGAAATATTCCCTAGTCTTTTTGAGTGGAAGTCACTGAATATAACATAACCTTTCTCAGTGACTGGGACCTAGCCATAAACACCTGTAATGATGATAAGGAA
Proteins encoded in this window:
- the CILK1 gene encoding serine/threonine-protein kinase ICK isoform X1, with the protein product MNRYTTIKQLGDGTYGSVLLGRSIESGELIAIKKMKRKFYSWEECMNLREVKSLKKLNHANVVKLKEVIRENDHLYFIFEYMKENLYQLIKERNKLFPESAIRNIMYQILQGLAFIHKHGFFHRDLKPENLLCMGPELVKIADFGLAREIRSRPPYTDYVSTRWYRAPEVLLRSTSYSSPIDIWAVGCIMAEVYTLRPLFPGASEIDTIFKICQVLGTPKKTDWPEGYQLSNAMNFRWPQCVPNNLKTLIPNASSEAVQLLRDMLQWDPKKRPTASQALRYPYFQVGHPLGSTAHSLQESGKSQKDVLEKAAAPPHVKPVPPAQPPAKPHTRISSRQHQAGQPPQHLMYPYKAEAPRTDHLPEDKPSPLLLPSLHPKHPQAKILTGLEHKNGEIKPKSRRRWGLVSRSTKDSDDWADLDDSDFSPSFTRIDLKNKRQSDETLCRFESILDLKPSEPVGTGNSAPTQTSYPRRDTPTLRSAAKQHYLKHSRYLPGINIRNGVLPNPGKDFIPPNPWSSSGLSGKSSGTVSVISKITSVGSSSTSSSGLAGNYIPSFLKKEISSALQRVHLAPIPDPSPGYSSLKAVRPHPGRPFFHTQPRSTPGLLPRPPAAQPVHGRTDWIAKYASRR
- the CILK1 gene encoding serine/threonine-protein kinase ICK isoform X2, which translates into the protein MNRYTTIKQLGDGTYGSVLLGRSIESGELIAIKKMKRKFYSWEECMNLREVKSLKKLNHANVVKLKEVIRENDHLYFIFEYMKENLYQLIKERNKLFPESAIRNIMYQILQGLAFIHKHGFFHRDLKPENLLCMGPELVKIADFGLAREIRSRPPYTDYVSTRWYRAPEVLLRSTSYSSPIDIWAVGCIMAEVYTLRPLFPGASEIDTIFKICQVLGTPKKTDWPEGYQLSNAMNFRWPQCVPNNLKTLIPNASSEAVQLLRDMLQWDPKKRPTASQVGHPLGSTAHSLQESGKSQKDVLEKAAAPPHVKPVPPAQPPAKPHTRISSRQHQAGQPPQHLMYPYKAEAPRTDHLPEDKPSPLLLPSLHPKHPQAKILTGLEHKNGEIKPKSRRRWGLVSRSTKDSDDWADLDDSDFSPSFTRIDLKNKRQSDETLCRFESILDLKPSEPVGTGNSAPTQTSYPRRDTPTLRSAAKQHYLKHSRYLPGINIRNGVLPNPGKDFIPPNPWSSSGLSGKSSGTVSVISKITSVGSSSTSSSGLAGNYIPSFLKKEISSALQRVHLAPIPDPSPGYSSLKAVRPHPGRPFFHTQPRSTPGLLPRPPAAQPVHGRTDWIAKYASRR